The genomic DNA TGTGTGAGCTTGACACTAAGCTATAAAACATTGATGTTTACTCCGGTAAACATGGGCTTAGTAGGGAAGAGTAATTTTCATGTAATCATATacttgattgttttttttttcattttggacTCTGAATCTGGATGTTTGTTTAAGTTATTTCCACATGATTCAAAGTGATAATAAGGATGAATTAGGAAAGTACCCAAATGATAGAATAATCAAATCCAAAACATTTAGCTGAGTATAcatattacataaaattattatgaaacGTTCAAATATGGTTTTATTGAATATGTGATTCAAAAATAAGTGGGGAAAGAGAAAAACAAGATCATTATccaagacaaaacaaaaaggaTTTACAGACCATACAATAACCGTAGATCTCGCCTCTGCTATTTTGGAAACACGATCCCATTTTTAGACAAGTTTGGATCTCAGTTTGGTCTGAGACTCTGTGACATGTCTTATAAATATGCGGTTTCCTCCCATCTTCTATCCATCAGTGTCTATCATTTCAAGCAGTGTCTCTGTCTCATTCTTCAGTTTCCTTCATGTTTTATCTTTAGCTTAAACAGACACATAACACATATACAAACAGTTTGacatatatttagttttagtgGTGGTAGTTTTTGATCGAACATGGCTGTTGTTGTATCAAGCGGGAATGCTCCGGCTTTCAAAGCCAAGATGACTGTCTATGTCTTTGTGTGCGTCGTAATTGCCGCTTTCGGCGGTTTGATCTTCGGTTACGACATTGGAATATCCGGTTTACTCTCTTTCTCTGTATCTGTTTTCACCTTACTTGTGTTTCAAGGAAACAAAACTCCAAAGCCTAACTTGTGTAGTAAGTTAccttttcttgatttttctttaaCCTAACGTTAATGATTTTAAAGGTGGAGTTACGGCGATGGACGATTTCTTGAAGAAGTTTTTCCCCACGGTGTGGGAGAAGAAGCAGCACGTTCATGAGAACAATTACTGCAAGTATGATAACCAGTTCTTGCAGCTATTCACATCGTCTCTTTACCTAGCCGCCCTAGTGGCCAGCTTCTTGGCTTCAGCCGTATGTTCCAAACTTGGAAGGAAACCCACTATGCAGTTTGCTTCTGTCTTCTTCTTGATCGGTGTCGGGCTAACCGCAGGAGCCGTTAACATCTTTATGTTGATCATTGGAAGAATCTTGCTTGGCTTCGGTGTAGGCTTCGGCAATCAGGTAGGTATATAAATCTTACTTGCTCTGCAAGATCTCTAGAAATGACCTAACATTGTTTGTATCCACCTTAAATTTTCAGGCAGTGCCGCTTTTCCTGTCGGAGATTGCTCCGGCTCAGCTCAGGGGAGGTCTCAACATTGTATTCCAACTCATGGTCACTATTGGAATCTTTATTGCCAACCTTGTCAATTACTTCACTGCCACGGTTCACCCTAACGGATGGCGTATTGCTCTCGGTGGAGCTGCAGTACCAGCCATTATCCTCCTCTTCGGTTCATTCATCATCTGCGAGACTCCCACGAGCCTCATCGAGCGCAACAAGAACGAAGAAGGCAAAGAAGCCCTAAGGAAGATCAGAGGAGTTGAAGATATAAATGAGGAGTATGAATCTATCGTCCATGCATGCGAAATCGCGAGTCAAGTCAAGGATCCTTACAGGAAACTGTTAAAGCCAGCGAGTCGCCCACCTTTCATCATCGGAATGCTTCTACAACTTTTCCAGCAGTTTACAGGAATCAATGCCATTATGTTCTACGCACCGGTCTTGTTCCAGACCGTTGGCTTTGGAAGTGATGCAGCTCTTCTCTCTGCTGTTATCACCGGAGTAATCAATGTTCTCAGTACGTTCGTCGGGATTTACCTCGTCGACAGAACCGGACGGAGATTCCTTCTTCTCCAATCTTCCGTTCACATGCTCATTTGTCAGGTAGGTATCTTGCTTCACAAGTAATCCTCTAAAACAAAAATCTTGAAGTAGGTATCTTCCTTCACAAGTAATCCTCTAAGACTAACAAACTCTTGTAACAGTTGATCATTGGAATCATTCTAGCGAAAGACTTGGGCACCACGGGATCACTAGGGAAGCCACAAGCCTTAGTGGTTGTGATCTTTGTGTGCGTTTACGTGATGGGTTTCGCGTGGTCATGGGGACCTTTAGGATGGCTGATTCCTAGCGAGACGTTTCCTCTAGAAACTCGAACTGCAGGATTCGCTGTTGCGGTCTCGTGCAACATGTTCTTCACCTTTGTGATCGCGCAGGCTTTCTTGTCGATGCTTTGCGGGATGAGATCGgggattttcttcttcttcagcgcTTGGATCATAGTGATGGGACTGTTTGCGATGTTCTTCGTACCGGAAACTAAAGGAGTCGCTATTGATGACATGAGGGAGAGAGTGTGGAAGCCACATTGGTTCTGGAAGAGGTATATGCTTGCTGAGGATGATGACGTGGAGAAGAGAACTGAATGAAACCAaatgtattttgtgtgttttttttctgtttctttttcttgttgatgtttgaatttttttgttacttCTTTTGTTTATGTGAGAACATAGAGTGTAATAAGACCAACTTGTATATTCAGGTTAGGTATTTTATTCCATGAAAATTTTCCTCAAAATCTATAAGTAACTTATGCacagttttattttttgtagtAGAATTCTGTGTTTCAAAATAGAGTTCATGTTTATGTTTCGAAATAGAGTTGCATGTTTTTGTTGTAGGGTTTTATGTTTTTGCAGAAAACTACTATTCTATCCATTTCACAAAgataaaagttttgaaaaagaATTAGTTTCACTAAGAtagaaattttatgtttttatgaaattattatttagttatagTAAATTGTaactttcagaaaaaaaaataattgagttACTATTGATTTAACTTTATtgaaaactaatatttaaaaaaattatgattttttttccaaaattaatgtgttttcctaaTAGTGGGATAAAggtaaattttactttttctgtaataaaattcagttttttttttaaatttaccttttctgtaataaaattcagttttttttgtcatcaacattACATCAACATTACACTTCAGCTTTCTTCTACTAGAATTCTAAGTTTGTGTGCTAGTTATTATGTAGTAGAATTCTATGTTTTTGTagtaaaatcatatgtttttattaGCTGGACCAAGTGAAGCAATACCAAACTATCAAATTTAGATTGTCTTaaataaaccataaatcataaaccttctCCTGATACCAACCAAGATTCATCACTCACTTAACCTCAAAATCTTGTCTAGCCAACTTAAAATGCAAAATCATAAGACTATCTATATCCGTTTTTAGAACAAATTCgatgtttttgaaataaatttagtttttctgttataaaattataaatctgtgtactaattatataatagaattctatttctttttctctagTATGATCCtaatgttttgatttgatgTACCAAAGGCAGCAACACCAGACAAGCAAAGCAACACAAGACAAGCAAACTTAGATTATGCTAAAATATATCGTAAATCATAAACTTTCTGGTGATACCAAGATTCAACATT from Raphanus sativus cultivar WK10039 unplaced genomic scaffold, ASM80110v3 Scaffold1398, whole genome shotgun sequence includes the following:
- the LOC130504176 gene encoding sugar transport protein 6-like, producing the protein MAVVVSSGNAPAFKAKMTVYVFVCVVIAAFGGLIFGYDIGISGGVTAMDDFLKKFFPTVWEKKQHVHENNYCKYDNQFLQLFTSSLYLAALVASFLASAVCSKLGRKPTMQFASVFFLIGVGLTAGAVNIFMLIIGRILLGFGVGFGNQAVPLFLSEIAPAQLRGGLNIVFQLMVTIGIFIANLVNYFTATVHPNGWRIALGGAAVPAIILLFGSFIICETPTSLIERNKNEEGKEALRKIRGVEDINEEYESIVHACEIASQVKDPYRKLLKPASRPPFIIGMLLQLFQQFTGINAIMFYAPVLFQTVGFGSDAALLSAVITGVINVLSTFVGIYLVDRTGRRFLLLQSSVHMLICQLIIGIILAKDLGTTGSLGKPQALVVVIFVCVYVMGFAWSWGPLGWLIPSETFPLETRTAGFAVAVSCNMFFTFVIAQAFLSMLCGMRSGIFFFFSAWIIVMGLFAMFFVPETKGVAIDDMRERVWKPHWFWKRYMLAEDDDVEKRTE